One region of Wyeomyia smithii strain HCP4-BCI-WySm-NY-G18 chromosome 3, ASM2978416v1, whole genome shotgun sequence genomic DNA includes:
- the LOC129726496 gene encoding DNA repair protein complementing XP-C cells homolog, whose protein sequence is MSDDLGSDSEKEEEDFSASEDEWLPVKASRKCTASGQKRDQYAMDYESSDSDSDSGDEKDLPVYKNVRKKNCVTEGRSNIRPSVKMKLTSSERKSLYEKYRSKITDAKNVKQRDGDSESSGDEHLVNPDQLDLSSDFFKAAPSDAGPSKQACPSFDCNAGMHLSDSSEGEGENGKLSVDRSAEAKRDTNRKLISNINKNSTSFVQFEGLNEFNRIVEQAKERASSFNFMQAATDNSTDIGVLLAMGEHHPEEKRKKSKSNFERNSDSDWEEVLSRDGAQKQSDVQVTFNLETSSVTQKKKQSADIDMEACIKRVINREKRENQIVLHKVNILMAIGHGNFVNAALNNTKLLALALTMIPSQKCYPKDRTNLAYFEQILKFYRQIVDLKDKRMYCRFKKLPSLATSLRLQMLTKAAICKRDYILIFIILLRAIGVQCRLVMSLVVAPRKPPQSELFQPPKATAASSSGLKQNSERVLGGVRKDVIPSDKAKKKKEEPEEKSRVKSSKRKPNETVSVPQLDGGDDIPVKKTKLEATKRKLADSSAISEKLATNSIETTLFSPRKTRKQRQNETKNSQNAQVKQSREIPSHSSATSIEKHNSNKSTEPNELLKSKTSSQKPKQCKPSSTQTSQSMAKDGTINDIKIKPESSSVSKTKSSSSKSFKSTPPANKIVKIEYVDKHIKRRLDRRVLSTDNECKSNSIPLKSKSTVNVWIEVYAEEEEQWIPVDVTSGKVHCLEHIVKNASSPLVYILAWNNDSTIKDVTTRYCSNYATSTKKLRVEQDWLDETLRKFKGKRSARDIEEDRCLNQAMMEQPLPTAIGEYKNHPLYALKRHLLKFEAIYPPEAPTLGFIRDEPVYARECVHTLHSREIWLKQARTVKLFETAYKVVNARPKYDRASGKMLAAQPLELYGYWQTQDYEPPTAEDGIVPRNAYGNVELFKPCMLPKKTVHLQLPGLNRICKKLGIDCAQAVTGFDFHGGSSHPVYDGFVVCEEYKDLVVDAWYQEQEEDEKREREKYEKRVYGNWKKLIKGLLIRRKLQNKYNFDNLSG, encoded by the exons ATGAGTGATGATTTGGGTAGTGATAGTGAAAAGGAGGAGGAAGATTTTTCCGCCAGTGAAGATGAATGGCTGCCAGTAAAGGCTAGTCGAAAATGTACAGCGTCTGGTCAGAAACGAGATCAATACGCAATGGATTATGAATCTTCCGATAGTGATTCTGACAGTGGGGATGAAAAGGATTTACCAGTATACAAAAATGTGAGAAAAAAGAATTGCGTGACTGAGGGACGCAg TAATATTCGTCCTTCAGTTAAAATGAAACTAACAAGTTCGGAACGAAAATCattatatgaaaaatatcgttctAAAATTACTGACgctaaaaacgtaaaacaaCGGGATGGCGATTCTGAGAGTAGTGGAGATGAACACCTGGTGAATCCTGATCAATTAGATTTGAGTTCGGATTTCTTCAAAGCAGCCCCCTCAGATGCAGGACCATCGAAACAAGCGTGCCCAAGCTTTGATTGCAATGCCGGAATGCATCTCTCCGATTCCTCTGAAGGCGAGGGAGAAAATGGTAAACTGTCCGTCGATAGAAGCGCAGAAGCAAAACGGGATACGAATCGAAAGCTTATATCGAATATCAACAAAAATTCGACCAGCTTTGTGCAGTTTGAAGGTTTAAATGAATTTAATAGGATAGTGGAACAGGCCAAGGAACGAGCGTCATCATTCAATTTCATGCAAGCTGCGACGGATAATTCTACAGATATTGGTGTTTTGCTTGCGATGGGAGAACATCATCCCGAAGAAAAAAGGAAGAAATCTAAATCTAATTTTGAGAGGAATTCCGATTCTGATTGGGAAGAAGTTCTGTCTAGAGATGGTGCACAGAAACAAAGTGATGTTCAAGTCACGTTTAACTTAGAAACTTCGTCTGTAACACAGAAAAAGAAGCAATCAGCTGATATCGATATGGAAGCATGCATCAAACGAGTTATCAATCGCGAAAAGCGTGAGAATCAGATTGTGCTACATAAGGTTAATATCTTAATGGCAATAGGACATGGTAATTTTGTAAACGCTGCACTCAACAACACAAAACTACTGGCATTAGCGCTAACGATGATCCCTTCACAAAAATGCTACCCAAAAGATCGTACAAACCTAGCTTACTTTGAACAGATCCTAAAATTTTACCGCCAGATTGTAGATCTAAAAGATAAGCGTATGTACTGCCGCTTCAAGAAGCTTCCTTCGTTGGCGACTTCGCTCAGACTTCAAATGTTGACGAAAGCAGCGATATGCAAACGAGATTATATtcttattttcatcattttgctGCGGGCAATCGGTGTCCAGTGCCGGCTGGTGATGTCCCTAGTAGTGGCCCCGAGAAAACCACCTCAAAGTGAACTTTTTCAGCCTCCCAAAGCAACAGCAGCAAGTAGCTCGGGCTTGAAACAAAATTCGGAAAGGGTGTTAGGCGGTGTAAGGAAGGATGTCATTCCCAGTGACAAAGCCAAGAAGAAAAAAGAGGAACCGGAAGAAAAGTCCCGAGTGAAAAGCTCGAAGAGGAAACCAAATGAAACTGTCAGTGTTCCTCAGCTAGATGGAGGGGATGATATTCcagtgaaaaaaacaaaactggaGGCCACGAAAAGAAAATTGGCTGATTCGAGCGCAATTTCGGAG AAATTAGCAACCAATTCGATCGAAACGACGTTATTTTCGCCAAGAAAAACTCGCAAGCAACGTCAGAATGAAACCAAAAATTCTCAAAACGCTCAGGTCAAGCAATCGAGAGAAATACCGTCCCATTCATCGGCTACATCAATTGAAAAACATAACAGCAATAAATCAACAGAACCGAACGAACTGTTGAAGAGTAAAACGTCCTCTCAGAAGCCAAAACAGTGCAAGCCTAGCTCAACTCAAACGTCACAAAGCATGGCGAAAGACGGAACAATCAACGATATTAAAATTAAACCAGAATCGTCGTCTGTTTCTAAAACTAAATCAAGCTCCAGCAAGTCTTTCAAATCTACACCACCagccaacaaaattgtcaaaatcGAATACGTAGATAAGCATATCAAGCGACGACTGGATCGTCGAGTATTATCCACCGATAACGAATGCAAATCGAACTCAATTCCGCTAAAATCGAAGTCCACCGTTAACGTGTGGATCGAGGTGTACGCTGAAGAAGAGGAACAGTGGATTCCCGTTGACGTGACCAGCGGCAAAGTACACTGCCTGGAGCACATTGTTAAAAACGCTAGCTCGCCCTTGGTTTACATACTGGCGTGGAACAACGACAGCACAATCAAAGACGTCACCACGCGGTACTGTTCGAACTATGCCACCAGCACGAAAAAGCTTCGCGTGGAACAAGACTGGCTGGATGAAACGTTGCGCAAATTCAAAGGCAAACGGTCTGCACGAGATATCGAAGAAGACCGCTGCCTTAATCAAGCGATGATGGAGCAACCACTGCCGACGGCCATTGGCGAATACAAGAATCATCCGCTGTATGCGCTGAAACGACATCTGCTCAAGTTTGAAGCCATCTATCCTCCTGAAGCACCAACATTGGGTTTTATTCGCGATGAACCCGTGTACGCAAGAGAGTGCGTTCATACGTTGCATTCGCGGGAAATTTGGCTCAAACAAGCAAGGACGGTGAAACTGTTCGAAACAGCTTATAAGGTGGTTAATGCACGGCCAAAATATGATCGG GCATCTGGCAAAATGCTAGCAGCGCAGCCGCTGGAATTATATGGGTACTGGCAAACGCAGGATTACGAGCCACCCACAGCAGAAGATGGTATTGTGCCGCGTAACGCGTACGGTAACGTTGAACTGTTCAAACCATGTATGCTTCCGAAGAAAACTGTTCACTTGCAGC TTCCTGGTCTCAATCGAATTTGCAAGAAGCTGGGAATCGATTGCGCACAAGCGGTTACAGGTTTTGATTTCCACGGTGGCAGCAGTCACCCGGTGTATGACGGGTTCGTGGTATGCGAAGAGTACAAAGACCTCGTCGTGGATGCCTGGTATCAAGAGCAGGAGGAAGATGAAAAGCGTGAGCGCGAAAAGTACGAAAAACGCGTTTAtggaaactggaaaaaacttatCAAGGGCTTACTGATCCGCAGAAAGCtgcaaaataaatataactttgATAATTTGTCCGGTTGA